A region of bacterium DNA encodes the following proteins:
- the ybeY gene encoding rRNA maturation RNase YbeY, translated as MVTIQAKYPLPRNIIRKLKKLALAVLLQEKRPSVELSILLTDEKQIMALNRHYFHKRRPTDVIAFPQDDSRILGDIVISVETAEQQATRYGHSLIDELSYLLIHGILHLLKYDDIEPSERRKMRAKEREYLTKFKIEAHPEPD; from the coding sequence ATGGTGACAATACAAGCGAAATATCCTTTGCCGCGAAATATCATACGGAAATTGAAAAAGTTAGCGCTAGCGGTTTTGCTCCAGGAGAAACGTCCATCAGTCGAGCTGAGTATTTTATTAACTGATGAAAAGCAAATTATGGCATTAAATCGCCACTATTTTCATAAGCGCCGACCGACTGATGTTATCGCATTTCCTCAAGATGATAGTCGAATTCTGGGAGATATCGTTATTTCAGTTGAAACAGCAGAACAACAAGCAACTCGATATGGTCATTCTCTCATAGATGAACTGAGTTATCTGTTAATTCACGGGATACTTCATTTACTCAAATATGATGATATCGAACCGAGCGAACGACGGAAAATGCGGGCTAAAGAACGAGAATATTTAACAAAATTCAAAATTGAAGCGCATCCTGAACCTGATTAA